GATGCCATAAGAATGGCACATTGGCTAGATATAAGATGAGCATgaaattggtatgtttttggaTGTTTGATGTATGTTTTAAACATGTGAAAGATGGTTGAATTAGTGTATCTTGGTGTGCAAGGtttgtgtttgaaatggtttgTTTTAGGGGCAACACATGTTgcacatggcctgggacacAGGCCGTCACCCggtcgtgtgccacacacggccatgtgtcttttaaattttaggtgcAAGTTTCACATGGCCTgcaacacgaccgtgtgaccatATTTCAAATACACACACGACCTGACACACGGTTTACGtcacggccgtgtgacacaagttagtgagttacaagGTTTAaaacatgggctgggacacggccataTGTCCCttactttgaatgtccacatggcTTGAGTtaagccacacggccatgtgacccctgttttgcaGATTTTTAATTCTACcttaaagtttttgttttgatttgaacAAGTCATTGATTGTTCCCAAACTGTTTTTAGGGCCACttaagctcgatttaaggcccgtaaaagtatttatatcatatttaattatgttatcgAATATAAATATGTGAATTGCATGTTGGTGCATGTTGCGATGTTGAAGGTTCTGTTTTGCActgtaatgctccgtaaccctaatttgatATTAGAGATGgcttaggggtgttacaattacaATATGCTTGATAGTAGTTGTTCCGGCAACGACTGTAGCATCTTATAACTTGGACCCGACGGTCGAGTCAGGCAAGAAGTATTACAttataaatacttaaatatgatgatatatatgtttgtagagtacacatattaaaaattatatgtacCATCCTtcccaaaaatatatatactaaattgcatgaagtaaattataaatatataatcttataatattaaattataagattCATTAGTAAGATAGAGTGGCGTGGAGAAACTaaatcaatattcataaaatgaggatgttttttttttcttgttttgtatAGTGGTGATGTTAGCTTTTAGATTGGTTatcactctctcttttttcctttttttttctttattcaccCAACgtgtcttttttcttttcaatttgcaTATTTGTTTTAGTGAGTATCTTTGTTGTCCTCATAAGACAGATGATAGTGCATGTCGTCACTAAACCTCCACTAGTCACCAACAATTTCTCTTGGAAGTGAGTTGGTCGTAAATACTCAAATAGTGGCTTTTTGTCGActtcttaatttatttctattttgaaagcatttcaaaataataaatgatttcataagTCAGTTTGAATTcgtgttgtcttaagttttatatgtttttttgtttgtttttaacattgtttaataagttttcaCTTTTGACagtttttgttttatcttttacaAGTTTTTTAGTCTTACTTATGCATGTAGTCGTGATTTTGCATGTGATATTAAAGATTGTTTTATCGTTATCCTATCTAGTTTGGTGGATGCTTGGTTCTTTTACCGATTTTGCTTGTTGCTTTGGACCatttgaaattgattttcttACCATGTAGGTTATTGCAATTACTTTAAATATGTTATGCTTTAATTGTGACAAAATCAATTGTCAACATGTCGTAATGTTCTATTGATGATAATACTAAACCATTATCGTGTTGATAGAGCTAATCTTTCACCGCAGACGAcggttatttattattttttctaccAAATTGTATGTTCCATCCATGAAATgagttaataatttttctatttaaaaaaaatagatcaaaCAATTCTAGCTCAGTTTCCGTTTTCGTCCCTCCGcatatccaaataataatattattaactttctcttttttaatgTTGGGCCTTTGAAAAGccagttttttattttatttaagacattaaaatatttcaggaattcaaattattatattaatattaatttcacatccaaatttaaaataaagtaattttatttgattaaacaGCAATTCAAATCAAATCCAACACATAAATTCATGCTTAAAACATGACTTGAGTTTTATCATATCCACTAAAATAAAACAGATAATTCGATGCTCACTACGGTTTGACAAGTGGtcaatttttgttaataatctttaaactatatataaattatgaattttgtttctttaactctaattttattaattttaatacctTTACCTGCTATTAAGCCCGTATTATGtataagttcaatttagtttattctctaatttaattattttagttcctatatttttaaaattttaaatttcaatattaactcaaataatatataaatggcATGGCTTTTCTACGTGTATTATGTGAAACAAGTTGACATAATAATGCACATGTAATAATATTTGTCgcattaaattttggaaatatcataatttaatttagtaaatttaacaACTACTATTTCAAGAAGACTAAAATCTTAAAAGTATAGAGAATAAAATGTCAAATTGAGTACGTTAACTAATCCACAACTTACCCATAGTACATAGACTAACAACAAATTTGACCTACAAAATCcacaaattgaatttaaaagttGCCAAATGTCCTTAAAGTATATTAAaagagtaattaaaaataacataagacAATTTTTAAATCCGTTTGTGgagatttttaattatgtacCTAATAagaatcatatatttatttggaCATGTATAAAGGATTAATATGTTAgtatttgatacattaataatgtaatttttaactCTACAAGCAGAACTTAAAATTTATcgtgtgttcaatttcttttatatttatattttttactatataCCATGtccatttatatttatatttatatttttaactcgaaatttaagaGTCAACAATCAAATTGAACTCAATCGAACATTATTTTCTAAGCCCTAGGTTGTGGtcgattaaatttattttatcaatttttgtacTCAAACCTGAATCTAAGCTCGAGTAAACCAATTCATACTTAAAACTCTtccaatataaaaaatcaaaagtcaaaatgtatttcataatataaattaatgttaaatgaaaaattcgattaaatttataagtaattggaattaaatcatcaaattgACTCAACCGATAACTTGAATTTGAGCACAACTcagaaaaattcaaatcgaaattggaaaattttctaGTCCAACTCGTATACCTTATAAGCATCGATTCCTCATTTACATCCCTAAACCCAAAGGCTAACTACTGGACGAACAGAAATCTTCTGGAGGAAAGCTATGGTTTTTCACTTGGCTTGAATTACTACACGTGTCTTACCCGTTGttctaattaaaacaaataataattaataaaaatcacagTAACTGTCTCTTGTGCTGGTCCAATCCCACACCAAGCTTAGATACCATGCGGGTAATTCAATCAAATCCTGATGCCTGCGCTTTTTGCATTGCCTCCAAAAGTTCTATTCCCCTTCTCACCCACCCGCGCGTAAACATCACTCCCACCCCCATATtacccatttatttatttaaaggttAGGCTTGGAAGAAGggtaattttcataaaattaattaattagtaatcCCCGACTTACACAGATTCTACGCCGTCGTTTTAAAAAATTGCTTCTTTTGCCACTTGCCAGGAGGTGCTTAAACGGTCTTTAACAAAAGATTGAAGTCCATAGAGAAATAAATCCAGAACATCCAATCTTAGCTAAACATGATTACACCCGTCCACACGTTACAACGGATCGGCATTTCCAAATTGATAACCCTCCACCCGCTATCATTTGTGGTAAGAATCAAACCGAACCGAGGATCTTCCTGTTTCCGGTTCAAATGATTCGATTGACAGcttcaaacaaataaaaatttcataaattgatTTTCCTTCTTTCGCCTAATCTTTATTCGATTGAATCatcgtttttaatatttatttatgtttttttaccttattttattcaattatttatcattaatCAAATCCATCAAATTACTCATTTGCAATTTacttttgataaaattgatAGCAACgccaataaataatatatttgtaatttttataaattttgattttaaatctAAGCCAAACTCACAATTTCTATTTGCaatccaaatttatttattatttgcattacattTAAATccgaataaattaaatggtaaattacatcaacagtcactcaactttgggaTAGCTGACAAAACAATCACTCAACTTAAAATAACAGAACAttcattttaaccatttttcgTTACAGACGTAATTGTTCTGTTATAGGCGTAACATAAAAGTGACATGACAGTTGACAAATTTCTTGTTGTCATTAACCATTAACCATCCAGTTGGGCGATTAGCACTAATTTAAACAATCTCTTTATGACCAATTTAGGGTTTATGCAGTAAAGgaataagagaaaaagaagaagaagaatatgaGAAGATAAAGCTTTCTATTAGGGGAAGCAGCTCTTTACGTGGAGGGGCTGTTGTTGTAGCTCGTGGTTGTCTTTCTTTAAAGGTACTTTCTTTGTGGAATGTTCCGCGTGTTGGAGATAAAGGTCTATGTGAGATAGCTGAAGAAAGGCATTTGTTGGAGAAGCTTGATCTTTGCTAGTGCCCCCACGTTTCAAACAATAGGTTAATTGCCATCGTTGCCAATTGCCATAATTTGACTGTGTTGAGCATCAAATCTTGCCCAAAGATTGGTAATGAGGGCCTCCAAGCTATCAAAAAGCTTTGCCCCAAGCTGCAATCCATCTCTATCAATGATTGCCCACTTATTGGGGATCATGGAGTCTCACGCCTGTTGTCATCAGCATCTTTCGTCTTTTCAAAGGTTAAGCTACATGGTTTGAGCATAGCGAATTTTTCTCTTGCTGTGATCGGGCACTATGGCAAGTTTGTGACTAATCTAATGCTGAGTGGTCTACAAAATGTGAGCAAGAATGGATTTTGGGTGATGGGTAATGCTTAGGGTTTGCAAAAGTTGCTATCTTTTACAATTGCTTCTTGCTGAGGGGTAACTAACGTAAGTCTTGAAGCCATCGAAAAAGAATGCGTTAACCTGAAGCAGATGTGCCTTCGCAAGTGTTGCTTCGTTTCTAGTGATGGATTCGTGGCTTTTGCCAAGTTTGTTGGTTCTCTTAAGTGCTTGCAGTTGGAGGAGTGCAACAGGGACACTCAATCTAGGGTTACTGGTGTTCTCTCAAACCAGAATCCTTGTTGTCCTTAACCTtattaatcaaatttgaataGATTTTCTAACCCTAAACTAACACtattaatcaatttttgaataaatttttaacctAACACCctatttctaattttcttttcttcccctTAATCACAAtcaatttgtgtttttttaccCTAAACCAACCCACTTATTTAGATTTTTTCCCTAGACCCATTAAAGTTTGACCCTTTGACTGCTTCACCAACGTGGTAAGTTAATCGGCCACATCAGCTAGTTAACTTATCACGTCAACGGTCCCGTTAAGACAGTAACGGAAAATGTTAATAAGTGATTGATTTGTCACATTTTGATAACGGTAatgactattttgttattttttgaaagttgagtgattgaattgaaaccTGAGTGACTATTTTATTAGCTACTCTAAAGTTAagtgactgttggtgtaatttaccctaaattaAATCAATAGTCAAATATTTGAATACGGTATTtagtaaatgtaaaaatattttaaaaatagaaaataagtgAATAATATGTTATCAAATTTTGTTTCCGAAAACGTTTTcctcaatataaatattatcaaaatttacaaaaaggaaattgaatatgaaaacttataaaaagtaaattgaataTCCGAATAAGCATGTAATCTTATAAAGTCTAACCAATCATCTTAAACACAACTCGAATACGAACCGATCTCACGTAATCCTGACCGTTTTCTATCTTCCCTTCGTCTTCTTCAACTCCTAATAAAGcgctctctttttattttttaatcttttacttcATCTCTCTGCGAAAAGAccactttctctctttctctctctacaaaccatttttttgttgttgcagAGCGTtagagagaaataaaaatttatagggttttcaattttatttttccttttataaattttttaagtttttggaGAGAAATCGAGATTTATAGAGGGTAAttgtgaaaagaaaattcatttttcatggTGGTTTCGACGGTTATTGTATTGCTGTGTTTCCAAATCGAGGAATTTACTCTAGAGCCGAATCTTAACCTCCCATTCTAATGACTTTCAGCAGTAGTAAATGGCTCGATTTCACTTCCGTTTTCTCCATTTCTTCGTCTTCCTCTTCGATGCCGCCTACGTCTCAGCTTCTCGTTCGAGTTTCGAATCGGATTTTTCGATAATTGATTCCGATTCCGAGGGTCTATTGTTTCATCGTGATTACTCTCCTCCGGCGCCTCCTCCGCCGCCGCCTCACGCGCCGTCGGTCTCTTGTACTGATGACCTCGGCGGGGTAGGTTCTCTGGATTCAACGTGTCAAATTGTGGCCGATTTGAACCTTACTCGTGACGTGTATATACAGGGAAAGGGNNNNNNNNNNNNNNNNNNNNNNNNNNNNNNNNNNNNNNNNNNNNNNNNNNNNNNNNNNNNNNNNNNNNNNNNNNNNNNNNNNNNNNNNNNNNNNNNNNNNGTATCATGGTGATGTTCTGATCGTCTTGTACAGGGGAGGATTAGGCAGAGACCAGAGTGGTGGTGGAGAAAATGGAACTGTGACTGGTAAAACTTGTCCAAAGGGGCTGTATGGGACATTTTGTGCAGTAAGTTGGCAAATCTgttgcattttgaaaattttcagattcTTTTCATTTGATGTGGAATTTGGTTGGTTTTTATCTTTAACACTTggaactttaaaatatttaaccacCAAATTAACATTCTACATTGAACTGCTTACGCTTTTGAAGGTTAAGGATTAAAAAATCTATCC
This genomic stretch from Gossypium raimondii isolate GPD5lz chromosome 6, ASM2569854v1, whole genome shotgun sequence harbors:
- the LOC105771803 gene encoding EIN3-binding F-box protein 2-like, giving the protein MRGLCSKGIREKEEEEYEKIKLSIRGSSSLRGGAVVVARGCLSLKVLSLWNVPRVGDKGLCEIAEERLIAIVANCHNLTVLSIKSCPKIGNEGLQAIKKLCPKLQSISINDCPLIGDHGVSRLLSSASFVFSKVKLHGLSIANFSLAVIGHYGKFVTNLMLSGLQNVSKNGFWVMGVTNVSLEAIEKECVNLKQMCLRKCCFVSSDGFVAFAKFVGSLKCLQLEECNRDTQSRVTGVLSNQNPCCP